TATTTGACTACAAAAGAGTTTTTAGAGTTATATAGTGATTTTGACCTAAAAGTTAAAACAGACAGAATTATTACAACTATTGAAAAAGTAAATCAAACAGAACTTGATATTGTTTATTACGTAAAAGAGTTGAATGGAAAACTAAAAAGAGTAAGACTTGAAGAAAATAATATTTCCATAAAAGATAAAGAACTTGATGGTTTTACAAATGCAGAAGTAAGATTTTTTATGAAAATTTTAGAAGAAAAACATCACTTAACACTAAATGATATAAAACATATACAAAATAATATCTCTCTAATAAAATAAAAGTATGGTATAATCCTATTCAAAAATTTTAAAAGGATTAACTTTATGAACTTAAACGACTCCTATCGTAGGTGTGGCTTATTTATTTCTTACTTAGAGGGTGAAAAATGACCCTTTTGTTTACTTATCTTTTCGTTGCTTTATTAGTCTCTTTTTTATGTTCAGTGTTAGAAGCTGTTTTACTTTCAAGTACATCTTCATATATTGAATCATTATCTAAAAAAGAAAATCCATCAAATGCTGTTGAAATGTTAAAAGATTTAAAATCAAATATTGATAAACCAATATCTTCTATTTTGATATTAAATACATTTGCACATACAATGGGTGCTGCTGGTGTTGGAGCACAAGCTCAAATACTTTTTGGTCAAGAAATGGAAACTTTAATTGCTGTTTTATTAACATTGGCAATTTTATATTTTTCTGAAATCATTCCAAAAACAATTGGTGCAGTATATTGGAAAAAACTTTTAATTCCTTCTGCTTATTTGATTAAATTTTTTATAAAAATTACATATCCATTAGTTTGGTTATCTATGTTTATTACTAATTTAATATCAAAAGGTAAAAAAAATGAGTCAAACTTCTCAAGAGATGAAATTATGGCTGCTGTTACTATGGGAGAAAAAGAGGGTTCAATTCTTTCTAAAGAGAGTGCTTTAATTGAAAATCTTTTCAAATTGAAAAATATCAAAACTCATGATATTATGACTCCAAGAAGTGTTGTATTTGCTTTAAAATCAAGTGTTACAGTTGAAGAAGCTATTGAAGATGATAAAATGTATATTCACTCAAGAATACCAGTTTATGATGAAACAATAGATGATGTAATAGGTGTTGTATTTAATCAAACTATTTTAGAAGAGAGTGTTGAAGAAAGAGATGACACAATCATAAGAGATATTATGGTTCCTGTTCATAAAATATCAGAAAATGTACCTGTTTCTTCTTTAATTGACCAATTTGTTAATAGAAAAACACACCTTTTTATAGTTGAAGACAATTATGGACAAACAAGTGGTGTTGTAACTTTAGAAGATGCAATAGAAACTCTTTTAGGAGTTGAAATTGTTGATGAAATGGATGAAGTTGAAGATATGCAAGTTCTTGCAAAAAATAGATGTAAAATCCAAAATAAAATGTTTATTGATAAAAAAAGAATAGAAAAAAAATT
The genomic region above belongs to Arcobacter ellisii and contains:
- a CDS encoding CNNM domain-containing protein; its protein translation is MTLLFTYLFVALLVSFLCSVLEAVLLSSTSSYIESLSKKENPSNAVEMLKDLKSNIDKPISSILILNTFAHTMGAAGVGAQAQILFGQEMETLIAVLLTLAILYFSEIIPKTIGAVYWKKLLIPSAYLIKFFIKITYPLVWLSMFITNLISKGKKNESNFSRDEIMAAVTMGEKEGSILSKESALIENLFKLKNIKTHDIMTPRSVVFALKSSVTVEEAIEDDKMYIHSRIPVYDETIDDVIGVVFNQTILEESVEERDDTIIRDIMVPVHKISENVPVSSLIDQFVNRKTHLFIVEDNYGQTSGVVTLEDAIETLLGVEIVDEMDEVEDMQVLAKNRCKIQNKMFIDKKRIEKKLDLHKQA